A single window of Sporosarcina sp. Marseille-Q4943 DNA harbors:
- a CDS encoding MFS transporter, producing the protein MKKYSKSFRSLWIGEIVSEFGGVAGAIINGLLLYELTGSREWMGILWLVYFIPSLVLQGISSPLLNHVIKEKVLKNIQLIRAGAYLLPLAGLGIGTEKGSIIGLVILQCILGLLQPIFASLSFALLPEVCTEDELADANGLLDGTLRLMSFLAPGVTSLLLLQLPMHWIYGISAILFFISFLALSRIPQISTQMVATWTKKFWWSEMKEGYRNFFSYPQLLQLTILSSTVQFAVGATLVLSIPFIQGELGGETWEYGIFKGAFPIGYVMGMLLLTKLPKSPRTMYFGLIGGGFSFVLLYFVHSVPFAWLCELMGGILFPLFNAQSAAIFQREAPRDRLAQLSAVRLLFMRVSMPLGILFASLPFLTLNIRHVYFGIGSIIILPGVYYLIDSLQPRKRWSRINDKY; encoded by the coding sequence ATGAAGAAGTATTCCAAGTCCTTCAGATCCTTATGGATAGGTGAGATTGTTTCCGAATTCGGTGGTGTTGCTGGAGCTATTATCAATGGGTTGCTGTTATATGAATTGACAGGTTCACGGGAGTGGATGGGCATCCTTTGGCTCGTCTATTTTATTCCTTCATTGGTGCTACAAGGTATCAGTTCGCCCTTACTTAATCATGTCATAAAAGAAAAAGTGCTCAAAAATATCCAACTGATCCGAGCCGGTGCCTACCTACTACCATTAGCTGGTTTAGGGATTGGAACGGAGAAAGGTTCCATCATTGGCTTGGTTATTCTGCAATGCATCTTAGGGCTTCTTCAGCCAATTTTCGCCAGCCTTTCGTTTGCCTTACTTCCAGAAGTCTGTACGGAGGATGAATTGGCCGATGCCAACGGATTGTTGGACGGAACCCTTCGGCTAATGAGTTTTCTTGCTCCAGGTGTCACTTCGCTCTTGTTGTTGCAACTACCGATGCATTGGATCTATGGCATTTCGGCAATCCTGTTCTTCATCAGTTTCCTGGCACTGTCCCGAATTCCGCAAATCAGCACACAAATGGTGGCAACTTGGACAAAAAAGTTCTGGTGGTCCGAAATGAAAGAGGGATACAGGAATTTCTTTAGTTATCCTCAACTCCTGCAGTTAACAATCCTATCTTCTACCGTCCAATTTGCGGTAGGGGCAACGCTGGTCTTGAGTATTCCCTTCATTCAGGGAGAATTGGGAGGAGAGACGTGGGAGTATGGCATATTTAAGGGGGCCTTTCCTATCGGTTATGTGATGGGAATGCTTCTTCTGACCAAGCTACCGAAAAGCCCCCGAACGATGTACTTTGGTTTGATTGGGGGTGGCTTTTCCTTTGTGCTGCTGTACTTTGTCCACTCAGTCCCTTTTGCGTGGTTATGTGAACTGATGGGTGGTATCCTGTTCCCTCTTTTCAACGCCCAAAGTGCAGCCATTTTCCAGCGTGAAGCTCCAAGGGATCGACTGGCACAGTTAAGTGCAGTCCGTTTGTTGTTCATGCGTGTCTCCATGCCATTAGGAATTCTGTTCGCCTCCTTGCCTTTCTTAACATTAAATATTCGTCATGTTTATTTCGGAATCGGTTCCATCATTATCTTACCTGGGGTGTATTACTTAATCGATTCCCTCCAACCAAGAAAGCGTTGGTCTCGGATAAACGATAAATATTAG
- a CDS encoding helix-turn-helix transcriptional regulator, with protein MKIINSAPPVETITLKVEQSPVWELILGIAGYTHEQLRHTFEMDEEWKADENVMPSSLVKLLKIIEETNLWYGMILLQNQFAAVSVQEYSNLLTTASTDSFYEWLLPYHDRQSEPLRIEAACKPEQTPVWEEYASLFDGHDYLGGYIRQLHHLSQSELCDLITSVIIEWESWMRKKVEWEKWLQALAFEEKQYRQLDMNNPVAEIERVSGGVEYLPEPSIWSVKLIPQVSYRPWVLTIRTSDTKLFFYPVKEEYLLEPGVPSNELIRGHKALGDELRLKLLFQLQKSPLSLQELSGQFNISKTTLHHQLALLKAAKFIRVEKGVYSINSGKLEDFTRQLTRYLGTGL; from the coding sequence TTGAAAATAATTAATTCAGCACCCCCTGTAGAAACCATAACTCTGAAAGTGGAACAGTCGCCAGTCTGGGAATTGATTTTAGGGATTGCAGGCTATACACATGAGCAGCTGCGGCACACGTTTGAGATGGATGAAGAATGGAAGGCCGACGAAAACGTGATGCCCTCTTCACTAGTCAAGCTTTTAAAAATCATTGAAGAAACTAATCTTTGGTATGGTATGATTCTGCTGCAAAATCAATTTGCTGCCGTTTCCGTTCAAGAATATTCGAATTTGCTTACCACGGCTTCAACGGATTCTTTTTATGAATGGCTCCTTCCTTACCATGATCGACAGTCTGAGCCACTAAGAATAGAAGCAGCCTGCAAGCCAGAACAAACACCAGTATGGGAAGAATACGCTAGTCTCTTTGATGGACATGACTATTTAGGCGGATATATTCGACAGCTTCACCATTTATCCCAATCTGAGTTATGTGACTTGATCACTAGTGTAATAATAGAGTGGGAAAGTTGGATGCGGAAAAAAGTGGAATGGGAGAAATGGCTACAGGCACTTGCTTTTGAAGAGAAACAGTATCGTCAATTGGATATGAATAATCCGGTAGCTGAAATCGAACGTGTGTCGGGTGGTGTCGAATACCTACCTGAGCCATCCATTTGGTCGGTCAAACTTATCCCGCAGGTTTCCTATCGTCCTTGGGTGCTTACAATTCGTACTTCTGATACCAAGCTCTTCTTTTATCCTGTCAAAGAAGAGTATCTGCTAGAACCTGGAGTTCCTTCAAATGAACTGATTCGTGGCCATAAGGCATTAGGGGACGAACTACGACTAAAACTGCTGTTTCAACTTCAGAAAAGTCCTTTGTCCTTGCAAGAGTTGAGTGGACAATTCAACATATCAAAAACAACGCTACACCATCAACTGGCATTATTGAAAGCCGCCAAATTCATTCGCGTGGAGAAAGGGGTCTATTCCATCAACTCTGGAAAGCTTGAAGATTTCACCAGACAATTGACACGATACCTCGGAACCGGATTATGA
- the resA gene encoding thiol-disulfide oxidoreductase ResA yields MSNKKRNRFIFRVITLTLLAAAIVFTIYSNFAKEKFDVLKVGDYAPDFALVDLDGIEHKLSEYRGQGVFLNFWGTWCAPCKKEMPAMGRQYEVYKDQGVQILAVNIAESDFKVRTFAEQYGMTFPTLIDKTKSVMQAYNVKPLPTTLLINPEGKIVRIITGEMSESDIKGYMEEIKPG; encoded by the coding sequence TTGAGTAACAAAAAAAGGAATCGTTTTATTTTCAGGGTAATTACATTGACACTTCTGGCCGCAGCCATTGTCTTTACTATCTACTCAAATTTCGCAAAAGAGAAATTTGATGTGTTAAAGGTAGGGGATTATGCCCCGGACTTTGCGCTTGTTGATTTAGATGGAATTGAACATAAGCTATCTGAGTATAGAGGCCAAGGGGTCTTTTTAAACTTTTGGGGAACTTGGTGTGCTCCATGTAAAAAGGAAATGCCTGCTATGGGTCGACAATATGAAGTGTATAAAGACCAAGGAGTACAAATATTAGCAGTCAATATCGCTGAATCGGATTTTAAAGTTCGTACATTTGCTGAACAATATGGGATGACCTTCCCTACTTTAATCGATAAGACGAAAAGCGTTATGCAAGCATATAATGTTAAACCGTTACCTACTACTTTGCTTATCAATCCGGAAGGTAAGATTGTTAGAATTATTACAGGGGAAATGTCAGAAAGTGATATTAAAGGATATATGGAAGAGATCAAGCCAGGTTGA
- a CDS encoding cell wall metabolism sensor histidine kinase WalK — protein MNKISKKLAAYFIISFLVLESVLMMYLHQNIVHTRVDEEYSRLLASGSNHRNVLIDYYSDETITHIVLMEIEGDRGVVITGKSGEIIRSSDTKLENLLPSLSFLQDSANQNDRIIKQDWKDSPYIISAHPYKINENNSGYVFMFQSSEPIERLVQKLNFHFGLAGGAIIVILFVIYTILSKFLTRPLIRMKEATEKLSEGKFDVSLPVGGNDELGELSIAIRKLANDLEKMKKERNEFLASISHELSTPLTYLIGYLKVAMRHDLTEEERNSYLLIIAEESNRMKDLVKNLMDLAKMDERAFVVSKENFSSKKFAKDIYRLVEPSFALKKVNLNLICKADFSIHADPVRLEQVVLNLLDNALKYSNENTTVRFEISKEQNQTVISIADEGIGIPEEQIDLIFEKLFRVEKSRSRTFGGSGLGLAIVKELVEAHGGSIEVKSEFGKGSRFTLKI, from the coding sequence ATGAATAAGATATCCAAAAAACTTGCCGCTTATTTCATTATTTCTTTCCTTGTCCTTGAATCGGTGCTAATGATGTATTTGCACCAAAATATCGTTCATACAAGAGTGGATGAAGAATATTCACGCCTGTTGGCAAGTGGTTCGAACCACCGAAATGTCTTAATCGACTATTATTCGGATGAGACGATCACGCATATCGTATTGATGGAAATAGAAGGGGATAGAGGAGTTGTCATAACCGGAAAGAGCGGTGAAATAATCCGAAGTTCGGATACAAAATTGGAAAATCTCCTGCCTTCATTATCATTTTTACAAGACTCCGCGAACCAGAATGATCGAATCATTAAACAGGATTGGAAAGACTCACCTTATATCATTAGCGCTCATCCATATAAGATTAATGAGAATAACTCGGGATATGTTTTCATGTTTCAAAGTAGCGAACCAATCGAACGGTTAGTGCAGAAATTGAATTTCCATTTCGGTTTGGCAGGGGGAGCAATTATCGTCATCCTGTTTGTCATATACACGATTTTATCCAAATTTCTTACTCGGCCTTTGATTCGTATGAAAGAAGCAACCGAGAAATTAAGCGAAGGGAAATTCGATGTAAGCCTTCCTGTAGGAGGCAATGACGAGCTTGGTGAATTATCGATTGCGATTCGGAAACTGGCCAACGATTTGGAGAAAATGAAAAAGGAACGAAATGAATTTCTTGCATCCATTTCACACGAACTAAGTACTCCGTTAACCTATTTGATTGGCTATTTGAAAGTTGCTATGCGACATGATTTGACCGAAGAGGAAAGAAATAGCTATCTATTGATTATTGCTGAAGAATCCAATCGCATGAAGGATCTTGTGAAAAACTTAATGGATTTGGCGAAAATGGATGAAAGGGCATTCGTTGTATCTAAGGAGAATTTTTCATCCAAAAAGTTTGCAAAAGATATCTACCGACTAGTCGAACCTTCATTTGCCCTAAAGAAAGTAAATCTGAATTTGATATGCAAGGCTGATTTTTCGATTCATGCAGATCCTGTGCGACTTGAACAGGTTGTACTGAATCTATTAGATAATGCATTAAAATATTCAAATGAAAACACAACTGTGAGATTTGAAATTTCCAAAGAACAAAATCAAACTGTCATTTCAATTGCAGATGAAGGAATTGGAATACCGGAAGAACAAATCGATTTGATTTTTGAAAAGCTTTTTAGAGTTGAAAAATCCCGCTCTAGAACGTTTGGTGGATCTGGCCTTGGACTTGCCATTGTAAAAGAATTGGTAGAAGCTCATGGGGGATCGATAGAGGTGAAAAGTGAGTTTGGAAAAGGGAGTAGATTTACATTAAAGATTTAA
- a CDS encoding response regulator transcription factor, which produces MQTILLIDDEQRMLDLLELFLEPHGFNCIKADTGKKGLEMVRDEKVDIVLLDVMMPDLDGWEVCKNIRELSTIPVIMLTARTDKADIVKGLEYGADDYITKPFDERELVARVNALLRRTSSENVENSNTVYGDFMLNRDSYSLHYNNLEVQLTLKEFYIIEALITHPKRTFTREQLLRTAWDYNTFTDIRTVDSHIRNLREKLKAAGFPINDFLLTVWGIGYKWN; this is translated from the coding sequence ATGCAGACGATCTTACTTATAGACGACGAGCAGAGAATGCTCGATTTACTTGAATTGTTTTTGGAGCCCCATGGGTTCAACTGTATAAAAGCGGATACCGGGAAAAAGGGATTGGAAATGGTAAGGGATGAAAAGGTCGATATTGTTCTATTGGATGTGATGATGCCTGATTTGGATGGTTGGGAAGTGTGCAAGAACATACGGGAACTATCGACCATTCCGGTGATTATGCTTACAGCGAGGACAGACAAAGCGGATATTGTAAAAGGACTTGAATACGGGGCGGATGATTATATTACAAAGCCTTTTGACGAGCGGGAACTTGTGGCAAGAGTGAATGCATTACTACGCCGCACTTCAAGCGAAAACGTAGAAAACAGCAATACGGTGTATGGGGATTTCATGTTAAATCGGGATTCTTATTCATTGCATTATAATAACTTGGAAGTGCAGCTGACCTTGAAGGAATTTTATATAATTGAGGCGTTAATCACTCATCCGAAAAGGACTTTTACCCGGGAACAGCTTTTACGTACCGCTTGGGACTATAACACATTCACAGATATCCGGACAGTGGACTCGCATATCCGTAATTTAAGGGAGAAATTAAAAGCTGCGGGATTCCCTATCAATGACTTCTTATTAACAGTGTGGGGAATCGGATACAAATGGAATTAA